Within the Danaus plexippus chromosome 25, MEX_DaPlex, whole genome shotgun sequence genome, the region GTACATTCAGCTAAAATCATTAATGTAATTACCTGTGATGTATATTGTAACACGCTATACAGGGTGTCCTCGAACGCGTCAGGAGTTACTTCCTGCAAGACCCGCTCTTGGGTTTCACTCATTTCGCATAACACTCCAACTACTTGTAactggaaaataaataaattatgaagcttacgaaatatataatcgtgaaattaaatcaatatttttactttaatttcatataaaattttcttatcaaataattataaaaattatatatatatatatatatatatatatatatatatatatatatatatatataacaaagaatgaaaatattagacagggaaattttttatatacttagaagtttatataattaacggaATAAGTTTGTACATAGCATGAATTGTGTGAAACAAAACAGCCTACTGTATAAAGCTGTAACATATTGTATATCACCATCTTACCCATTGTAAGCCAGCTTTCCCCGGCTCCAAGGCCGGTGGCACCAATAGAGCTGGTAATCCATCATTTATCACTGTTATCAATTCCCTTGGAAGGGCACCCTCGtctgtaaacaaatattaaaaggtGATAAATTAACAGAATTCGcaaacgatatatatatatatatatataaataagaaaaaaataaatgtatgaaaaatctACCCAACCTTTATATACCGAAACAATTGCAGCGAAAAGCTCTAAAGACTCCGGCAGACAAATGCGAGACGATTTCATACACAGACACACCAGCTGACTGTGGAAGCTTCTCAGCGAATATATATCTGAAACATTGATCAATGAATTACTCATCTAATGCttgattactttaatattaaaaaaataataaacaacatgtcttcaattaaatataccgATTAGTCAagtaatatagtttaaaacttACACACAtacaagtaattaatttactaaaataattaaagattacATGTATGTCTGTATAGTCCCTAAgatgttataacaataaatgttgtattagagaattaaaatatgattaaaaataaaattaagtattgcATGTCTAACCTGTAattggaaattatttaaatttaatataaaataccattgatttaaagtaaaaaatccaaactgataatatgaaaaaatcttatgtttactttattttatttatttttctggaAAACAACATATTcatatacagatataaaataatggcaTTAGAGAGAAATGCACATTCGTTGTGATACTCCACCACAGacgctatatttttatattaatcaaaagaaatatataaatatataaaaatctgtgTTTACCTAAATTTACTAAAACCGTGAGAAATTTCAGCACATTGCACAAACAGTTAGTACAGTTCTCGGATTCGCCCATATCATCCGGAGACATTTTACACAGTCCTTCAATGTTCTGGAAGAGACAATatcatcatattaaaattaactcaaAAATTACATGCTTTAAATTAGGGCAATATCTTTTTAGACAAGTCTTACTTACATTCAATGAATCCTGAAgtgagttattaaattttgtgtatGTCAGAACATAATTTCTTAAACCGCTGTCTGAGCAGAGGTCGTTAATGAATGTGTACGCATGAAGTAACTGAGTTGAATCCTTTTcactgtaaaatttatatatatatatatatatatatatatatatatatatacaatttttaaactaccattatcacttatatattaatttgataataatgtaCAGTTGCTTAGTAAAATATCAATGAATATTTCCGATTACTgtaataaatgcaaataaaaaaaaaaactttaaaaataaagctaGCAGCAGTTCACTCAAGTTTGAGAGATTAGCTGGAACAAACAGATAGacagacagaaaaaaaaaattgggatTGATAAAAGTAGCATATATACGTCCATAaacatttagtattttaacataacaaaGAGACaaacctattttattaattcgtaAAGTTGCCGGCACGTAACTTGTCAAGAGACGATACACGCGCATATTGCGATTTTAAGGTATCATAGATGTTCGCTCCCGAGTACACTTGCGAGCACTTAAATTAGACgcgttgtttttaatattttaaccagTTTTTGTTATAGTCAATCATCAAAAATAACCACTATTTGTTGCACTAAGAGTTCATGTGCAAACATATCCCCACTACTCCAAAATCTTGCCAAGGTACGCGCCAGCAATCATACCTATAGATAGATCACTCACACTATAGCCTTAGAGAACGTCCGCATAGTGCAGCATAGGTAGCTGTGGACGTCTGGTTGTCTCGTAGAAGCAGCGCCGCGGGTGGCGCTTGAGAGGCAGAGTAATAGACGGCACACTTCAACACCACCATATGCACCATCCTAAAAGAAGACAAATTATACcttaactatttttaagatgGACTTCGCTTAATATCAATTGGGATTTAAATATAGCCcacatattgtttaaaaatatctaagaaTATTCACACATACAACCACATTCACTACAccaaaaatatacacacaaaCACTACATTACAACATTTAGAAATtaacgaatttaatttaacgtaAATTGTTCaactagtttttaaaaattaaacaaattttaacataGCTTTAAttcttaacttaaaaattatattaagtgatgggaatttttttttataaaattttagataaaaaactGATTTACAGTCCTCTTTCTATgatttaaacttaaacaatCATTTGAATTGACCAAAGTaaggttttattatagttagaAATTGTTTATAGGCACCgaaatatgcaaaatatgCTGAGTCTACTTAAACTGAgcatttaagaaaatttaaaataacaaacaaaatacctTTAAACTTatcaaatgtaaaacaaactCCTTGGTATCAACGGTCCTCATTAAAGCATAAATGGCCGGGAGGTTTCCATAGCACACATTAACAAGTACAGTCAATGATTTGTGACCAATAGCACGCTGCTGTGGTTCAGTCATGGGCTGCGTTATCCAATCGGTGAGCTGCTTCATGAGTCCAGTGAGATAGGACTCTTGCCAGCTTATTTTTATACCATATGAGATGTCctgaacaaattaatatattttataagtaaatttatcaTGAGAATTCTTTtggtataaaatgaataaattaaaatatcatataccTGCATCACAGAtagaagtttaatttttttatcatttgaaatattgtCTGAGAGAAGTCTTGACAAAATAGGCATAAACCTGAAAAAAggaagataattaatttagatataattagttcacataacaaatatcacatttaataagtcatttaaaaataattacaatataaacagtcaccaaaatcattattaataacaaattttttcttgtattatttatattatgtaaaaatggtgttatgtatgtatgtttgtaacagTTTCATGCAAAAACTATTGGACAAATTGTAGTGGACCTATGCAATGAAGtaaattacacaaataaatttaaatacagtatTTCATCACAGTCTAAgttggtattaaaaaaaattgtttcagctaaaaattaaaaatttcatgatATATCATTTTGAAAATGTGGCTTACCCACGAAATGCCAAAAGAACTTCGctctttaatttcatttccatGACTTACTTGTAAGTATGTGTTAAGGCATGTCTAGTACTGGATTCTATAGCGGCCCGGGCGAGTACTGCTACTCCTGCCCAGTGAGGACCTCTCGCATCACACATTACCCTCCAAAGGGAACTAAAAAACGCGCACACCTCACTCCGACCGGGAGAAAAAATTGTAAGGTCACATGATGAAGCTATcaactgtaaaaaatatacatgttatGAAAATCTATGGAAAAACAATTAGTAtgaaaacaagttttttttgataatttataagattCTTCTCACTCCTAAATAGCGAGtcatcatatttattgcaGATTCACTGTGAGTAGCTTCAAATTCGCGAGCAGCATTTacaaaagcttttaaatttgCGAATTTCGCTCCTTCCATAGGATTGTTCCAACTCTCCACACCGTCAACCTCCATCATGATGATACTCTTTACAAACTTTGGTCAATTATTTGCAAACTGCTcgattaaaatacataaaattagaCAACGTAcaagagttttattaattaatatatttaaaaaaacagtcTAAATTACAAATCTACAAATTTTAACTTCAACTGTTTCTCATTGaagattaatttcattggTCGACattgttgtaatttataacagCTTGCAAAGATTGGCTGTAAtgcattatttacaaaatgctAACCTGTTATTGGTCaagtgaatatatttatttacagataaaataaaaaaaatgtagataaaacatttttcgatACCAGTTATTCTGGAATACAGTATTCACgactttaactttaaatagttGATAATAACCTTTTTGTTCATGCTCGTGAACtgcttgttttattaaatcttaaattttctttatattttttacttgttaAATAGTATCTCTctcttacaattttttataagatgcATGCATAcactacattaattttaaattataatttatatatatgaaactaatatttttcggattactacgcgtattttataattttcaaaaatacaaaCTTCCGACGTAatggttactttgcagcaacatctcgtctgccaggCAGACTCTGCCTCTGATCACGAAATAACCGATACGTCGGAAgtttgaagttttaaaaataataaaatacacttagtaatccgaaaaatactagtttcattaaaatgaatactcgcgaaagtcttagattttattataatttatagtgtgcaatgtgaaaataaattaattcaatattagcAGAAAATAACTCATCTCATTTAGGCGGCAAAAATTCCCTACAGGTACTAACAGAATCCAAAAGAATACGATTTGTACTACCTAGGTACATACCTAAATTTATCGTCGAATTATTCGAAACCAAGTCAAACCTTATTGTCACTCTTTTTTATGACAGGATGTCAATTtgagatttatttacaaagtagGTATGATAAATGATTAATGACCATTCCAAGTTCGGACAACAGCACTCaaaggaatatttattgttttttttttttgcgaaacGTGCATATATCTTAcagtaagataaaaatatggcCCTCCCGACAGCACAACCGGCTGAAGTTTTACGAGCATGGCAGAAAGATGATCTTTATGAAAAACAACTGGCTGGTTCATTAGCACGACTTGTCCCTTCACATCATGCTTCAAAGGCAGTTCCAGTATCATCCGTACTGTATAAAACTTTCACAACTCTTAAAGACTTGCAAACGCTGGGTGAGGAATATTCTGGTATCGTACAGGTCGACGATTCCTTCCACAAATTGCCTAGTTTTATGTCCCGACTCTCCAGCATCTTGCTATCTGCTTTTGGTGAAAATTTAACGAGAAAAATACTTAATCATCTTGGTAAACAGGTGGAAAGTAATGCATATCTGAAACCTAAGGCACAGAACTTCCTGATGGTGATATTAAAGtcattgaataatattgtgCCACAAATAGAGAGCATTCATCGCGCCCTGTCGTATATCAATGGTGGACCAATTCAGATAAGCAAAACTGTCACAGGTATAAATTATGTCCATGTTAGACCAGCTGCGGCCGCCTAT harbors:
- the LOC116775291 gene encoding peroxisome biogenesis factor 10, with translation MALPTAQPAEVLRAWQKDDLYEKQLAGSLARLVPSHHASKAVPVSSVLYKTFTTLKDLQTLGEEYSGIVQVDDSFHKLPSFMSRLSSILLSAFGENLTRKILNHLGKQVESNAYLKPKAQNFLMVILKSLNNIVPQIESIHRALSYINGGPIQISKTVTGINYVHVRPAAAAYYAHLRLLGIVTLLHAFISCGHSVYQAKKHIDDMADFPNEVDSSKSCVACLEEIVNPCVLQCGHLFCMNCCYGGLETCPLCRTPFTKNTVVPLMNYWPGKMK
- the LOC116775280 gene encoding uncharacterized protein LOC116775280; translation: MMEVDGVESWNNPMEGAKFANLKAFVNAAREFEATHSESAINMMTRYLGLIASSCDLTIFSPGRSEVCAFFSSLWRVMCDARGPHWAGVAVLARAAIESSTRHALTHTYKFMPILSRLLSDNISNDKKIKLLSVMQDISYGIKISWQESYLTGLMKQLTDWITQPMTEPQQRAIGHKSLTVLVNVCYGNLPAIYALMRTVDTKEFVLHLISLKDGAYGGVEVCRLLLCLSSATRGAASTRQPDVHSYLCCTMRTFSKAIVEKDSTQLLHAYTFINDLCSDSGLRNYVLTYTKFNNSLQDSLNNIEGLCKMSPDDMGESENCTNCLCNVLKFLTVLVNLDIYSLRSFHSQLVCLCMKSSRICLPESLELFAAIVSVYKDEGALPRELITVINDGLPALLVPPALEPGKAGLQWLQVVGVLCEMSETQERVLQEVTPDAFEDTLYSVLQYTSQNGPVGNETAQQCVVVACRGGLCLAPLHTHWEAAFNRMLAHHQVRKLLSAGLTSGSGPRRRQILQLIKHHYFPSEHMNQIFGDNLQNVSDISVESVSPREELDSVWSDRLTPAQERAIDELINVMRESLVSGKINDIATSSVMELYGYKMTCLEQRLHSHSLALQGATEHMASLQHALALLQATNTSQQDVLYTTQMQNEKHKKVIEDLHKQLEDAETTVRGYRAKLAAERLDKENQKEHLQKELRAQIVTIENEMKVRERELEERLKQQEADNRTLQKKLEQQSNKNNELAGVLIKFEERVKQRDKKLEEAAAADTALRKEIEQRENTIKQLEKTVVERENRLFQVTSQLEEMKRVQEMVAKLMSKSASTAS